A window of Seriola aureovittata isolate HTS-2021-v1 ecotype China chromosome 17, ASM2101889v1, whole genome shotgun sequence genomic DNA:
actgttttggttttccatccCACAAGTGTCACCGCTTTGgttcacagctgctgctctcatcAGGGCCACTGtgcactacctgctcagcacccaacagcagacacacacagttagcaactaACTGgtaaacacagtggagcatttagcagctaaagagccagatatttccctcaggagacCAAACCCAGAGCTAAGAAAGAGAGTGATTATTAGAGTCAGTTTCATCAGATAATGAGAATCTGATGTAAGACAGTTTCTCGTTGCCTCTGTGCAAagaactttattattattgacgAGAAATGTCCCCATCAACTCAACTGCAGAAAAGACCTTTTACTAACAGgcaataaaagaaacagaaaactaaattgTCATCTCTCACCCAGTTCGACGGCTCatcaagtaaaataaaacatcgCTGGAAAACAATAACCTCCAACTGTGGTTTGAAGCATCAAATAAAAGACTAGAGACAGCTTCACTCCTTTACTTCTTTACACATTTCTGTGAACACTTGGTAGATGCCTGATAAGGTAAAGAGAAACCATGAGTCGACCATGAGGAAGTCATCCTTTTTACACTTGCACAATTCGCAGGCTAAACTTGCACAATGGCCAAAACCACAGTCCCACACAAACTTCATCTTCAAAGGTCTTCTGTCGAGCCTCCTATCAGACATGACGCTGACTGAGAGGGATGTCCTGGTGCCAACAAACATTCCTCGTGGGCTTACTTTCCTATTCTCCACCTCCCTGTTTGTCCTTTATAGCCAAAATAATTTTGAATTGCCTGGAGCGGCCACATTATAATTCACATAGAGTTGTagaacagactgagacagaagcAATAAGTAAGAATTAGAAGCCGTGGCTGTAGTTTGGCagtaaaaaaaacccaaaaacctGTTGTTTATGTTTGGCTTTCACAAAAGGCAGCGTGGTGTCGCAATGTGACACCGCAAATCAAAACCACAACGTATCGCATGATTAATCTCACTCACCCAGATCTGCAACTTAATCCTCTTGTCGTTGCGGAAGACGGTCTTGACCTTGAAGTCGATGCCCACGGTGCTGACGAAGGCGGAGGTGAAGGAGTCGTCCGCGTAACGGAACAGGAAGGAGGTTTTCCCCACGCTGCTGTTGCCGATGATCAGCAGTTTGAACATGTAGTCGAAGTTCTGGTCGGCCGCATCCTTCTGAGAGGGCTGCTGCTGGAGCCGCGAGTCAGTTGATGCCAtctggagagggagaagaagaagaagaagaaatgaagatAATTAAGATAACATGAGGGTGTTTGGTGCATAACGCTTTACCAAAGCAGTCAGTCTCtgaacatgacaaacacttatttttatttcttgtttgatCTGATTGGTGGTTGTTTAAAGTATTGGACAAAGACGAAGGAGTTCTGTGAAGCTTCCCTCTATGATGGTGTTGAAAACAATGGCGAAGCTAGTAAGTTAGACCTTGagctgagattttttttgtggAGTTATTACAACGTACATAAAAAAGGTTATTTTGAGTGAAAAGGTAATACAGGTGATAGCTGGCTACATTAGCAGCCTTGAATTACGACTGCAGTTTATGGGACTGTTGTGAGTCAGGATGGTTAGTTGATGCTATCTCACGGTGGGTGCAAGTTTTCTATTATTCTATAGATGTATcgtgttttagttgtttttcatttgccaCAGTTTTACAGCTGGAAACGATATAATGTGCACTTCTGCACCCTAACCCCTTTGGCCAACAGGGTGCCTTGTTAAATCATAATGTTGTGTTCATCAGTTAACTGATAAATCAACTCATCGTTTCAGCACTAGAATCAACCAAGCTTAGCAAATTAGAATATTACATGAGTTGCAAAGTGATTTATCTACAGAATCAGAGCTTGGCTAGACTGTAGTGAAATCCATCTGTAATGACAAGAGTCCTGTTACAACTCTATTAATCGAAATGAAAAGGCTAACGCTGAGATAAAGTTCAGAGTAGCTAgaatttgtgcttttaaattATGGGAAGCTATGCCATCTGCTTCATTATAACCATTCACAGTCAGTGTAATCTCTCCTGGGGGGACAGGTATGAGATTACCTGCCATTAAGCCTTTTAGTGTCAGTCATCCAAActgtgggaggagggagagcagacGCACAGCTCTGCGAATGaaaaggagagcagagagctATCCCtctaaatgcacacacacacacacacacacacacacacacacacacacacacacacacaacaaatacacagcTGATCAATCAGCAATCagtgcagctcagctcagctcagccctctccctctctctctctctctctctctctctctggagagACTCATCTCCGTGGAGACGGGACTAGGACTCAGCTGCCAGCAAGAACCATTAGTGGTCAAAGCAGTCAGTTCACTCAGCTTTTAACTGGCCAGATGGAGGTCTCCAGAGCAGGATAGAGATATCTATCACACTAcaaccagagaggagaggagaagaggagaggagaatcATTATTGAGAAATTAGAGAAGCCTGGCTAAATCATTTATTGTTTATACATGTTTAGTCTCAAAATAGTGCTGGTGTGTGAGAGTCCAGCTCCTCATTTGTACACTGATAGCTTGTTTTAGTGTGTCTacttaataaaaactatttaaaagaACTATTGTTACAGGACTTCATGAATAAGGACACAAAAATATATTGCTGCTGTCTGATGAAAACATTCGAACTCTGACTTATTGAAAACCGTTAAAGCTGTATCGGGTGATGAAACCTTTACAAGTAACAACTTCAAACTTGTCTTCCCTGGATTTTTCTGTAACACATATTAACTCACAGTCCACTGTAGCATGAAGCAGCCTGTGCAGTCTTGTGTGATGGTTGATGTTGTAATGAAACTGCAGTTTTCTGACAGTGGGAAAATGACACAACACCCTTTCGCAgctttacatcactgctgagtCTGAGACCTAGGTACATTCCCTATAATCACATTCCCCTTTGCACAGTAAATTGTTCTCTGGGTGTTACGTAAAGACCCGCGTTCAAGCCGTAACTCTCAAGTCTTTCTAATCTCTCAAAACATTGGCTGTGAAATTCAAAAATCACATGATGCCTGCGCTGCATTAAGGTCTCCAAGGTACATCTCCGTGTACTTATAGATCCCATACCACACTAAAActatattaattttttttttttttgctccaacTTTCTCATCAGCTCAGCTTTAAGCCTGAGATAAACCCAGTCACATGTCCTCCATGTTTACTGTGCAGCTCAGGATTGTCTGCAGGCAAAGTGGGCTCATACAGTCAgcagacatttttcaaattgtattatcttcccctttttttttaattaacgTGACATATAACTGACTAGATGTTCAAAGTATTTTCTTGTTACTGTGCTGTGTTGCTTAATTCTGCGGTGTCAACTTCCCTCTGTGTATGTAAACTCCTTAAAACACACAGGATATATTCACAGCAACACAACTGACTGCGCTTATAAAACTACTGGTAACACTGTAGAACAACGGCATCAAATTCAAACATCTCAATCTAACAAACAAAGCAGTGAGGTCAGATCCCACTGAGCATCTGTGATGACTCTGATAAGGAGCCCCACATCAGCACCTGCCATGATATCAGGGCAGGACAGAGAGCACAGCCGTCCACTGAGTCTGCAGCATGGATGAGAGTGGGAGCTGCTTTATGGCACACTGGAAGCTGCATTATCTCCACTAAAACAAATACAGGCTATTGTCGTGAATAGGGCCTGATGATGGTGCAACCAGGTCCCCCAGCTGGCACTGTTTGCTGAGCCAGGAGCCAGCAGGGCTGCCTGACCCACAGGAAATGAGCACCATTGATTAGTTGGCAGCTGTCACATCTGTTCTCTCATcaagggaaagacagagactCAAACACTGATAACCGATTAACTCAAGTTTAATTTCCATATTGGAGAATGGCTGATATTCTAAGACAAATACACTTGTTTTAACTGTGGTAAAAACCCAAACATTAGCCACCACACCGTTGAGGTAAAACCCTGTTAATGAAAAGGAAACATGTAACTCCACTCGGGGTGAAAGGGTCCATTAGCATGAAGGAAATGTGAggcaggaaaaaataaaaaccgcTGGACTGAAACTTAGACCGACTTACCTTCTTGCGGAAGAAAGCAGACGTCCCACTCGGTTCCCTTTCGACTCTGATATCTCCTGTCCGACACTGAGATGCGTGTGGAACTGTGCTAACAAAGTGCACCTGAAGTATCCCTTCCTGCTCcagcgacagcagcagcagcagcagcagcagccggcgACCTCTCCTTCCTCAACAGgctacttgttttttttccgtGTCGGCGGTCGCGGACTTGAGCAGCTCCCGGATCtggcttgtgtgtgcgtgtgcgtgtgtgtgtgtgtgtgtgtgtgtatactgagCTGTCGGTGTGGCTGGAGCTCCCTCTGTGACGGAGTTAATGCGGGCACTGAGTCAGCCGCTGAAAACCTGTGGCGCTGTGTCAGTCTACACAGCTCGAGGAGACAGGGCCGTGCAGGGCGCGTGTGCACGTGAGCGCGCGGGGACCACACTAACCTCACACACCCTAAGGAAACCACTACTGGGACCATATGTGTGTCCAGGCTATTACGCATGTCATTATTGtcatatttattcttttatttttcttacaatATTCAAATATTATCTCTACAGGGTTTTCAGTGATAAAAGTAAAGGTGTAGAAattgacaaataaataattaataaaattacagttagaataaataaaatcattgaGGTCAACTTTAAGTTTTGGTAAAGCATGTTCAAAGTGTGTGGGGCACAGTAACAGTAGAAAGTAGATCTTCCTAACTCTGTAGCAAATagcttttataaataaataagaataaatgcTGGTCCCTCCTCTGATAGAGCAGTGATACCAGGTTTTTGGTACAGTAGGCAATGGTGAGTCCCACAACTATCTCCAGTGATGAATCTTAATGCAGGGTGATATACTGCATCTGATGGTTTGAGTGTGGAACTTGCTGCCTGCCcgtaataatcataataattcAATGTGGATAAGTTTTTCATCAACCCAAATGTTTAGACATTAAAAGTATTGCGCTCTCTTTAGTAGAACAAATTTCAAAATCACCAGTAAATATTTCTTGCATTTGAAAACAAcatctgttttgtctttgcacAGTGTAGAACCAGTTTTCAAGTTATGAAAGTGTCTTTGAAGGAGGTTAAATGATAGCTGTAGAAGGAACACATCATCTGTATATCTCAATGAAAGTTACAATTGTTTAATGAAGAGATTATATTGTTTATGTAAACAGAGAATAGGGTTGGTCCAAGCACAGGATCCTGGGGAACTCCTTTATTAATGGGGAGAAAAGAGGACTGAATATTACTTATTTTGATAAACTGGAGCCTGTCTGAAAGATAATTCTGACACCACAAGCATCTAGCATTGTCAAATCCCAAAGAAGAAAGTTGTTGTAAGAGCAGAGTATGGTGTCCTACAATATCCCCATCATAtctgtatgttaaatatgaagctaccaccaGTGgtcggttagcttagcttcaaagaaacaggggaaacaggaGTCTCTATTGGTTGACAGGACTCAGTTTAAAGACACACTGTTAAGCAGAAAGCTAAAGCCGCAAATTCCTTTAATTTAAGGGGCTAAATCCCTCACAAGGACCTCAATGAGTTCGCTGGTAGCAAGACACAGGCAGGTGGAGCACACAAGGCAAAGTTCAAGTATATAAAGTCTGACTTGGAAGGGTTGGAAAAATTTCTCTGCAGAAATCCATCAGATATTCACTGTCGCTAAATTAAATTTGAGCGTTATCATTTTTGCAAGAATCAATATAGTTCAGACACAGATTTGTATCACTGTGAACCGAAATAGCAACAACAGTGGACTTCCACAGTAAAGAGCATTGACGGCTCAGTGGATCTGCCCCACTCACTGCCGAGCTCAGGAAATGTAAGCGGCTCCTGGTGGCCTCGCCTTTTTTCCGTGTGTTTCTACCCTCACAGTGACGACAAGACTGCAGGAATTGACTGCGCCTGCCCAAGAAATAGTCCGTAAAACCACATAGTAGGAGTAGCCAGTAGTCAGTctctttatatttactgtacagacatgagtgtAGTATCAGTCTTCTCCTTTAACTATTGATAAGTTAGCGTATAAGTCTATTATATGACAATAAGTTagctggaacacacacacaaaacactatCAATTAAACCACAAAACTTCAACCACAATTAAACTACAAAATCTCTATTGGGACTTTAAAGTACATTTGACAAAATTCAGTATTTTTCTCTCCTATGATGTTATGTTCAAAGACCTCTGAATTTCTGAGAGGGAGTGGGACTCACACTGAGTTTATGGAAGCCTTCAGTGCTCCCTCTTGGTATCATCATGAgttttgatggttttgtttttctggtaaGCATAACAGACGTTCATAATCATTAACTaaagcagaggtgtgtgtgtgtgtgtgtgtgtgtgtgggggggggggttaatgtTTGTATCAAACTGTGCAGCCCTATCCTTTGATAAATTGTTCGTTCTATTAGGATCTCGGTGTTTTTATGCTGCATAGGTGCATATCCATCACCGAGATCAGACAGTTGCAAATTAGGTCGACATTTCCACATTAAAGATGATTGAATAAAGCCTTGCACAGACTcataaataatttaacacaCTGTATTACTGCTGGGCTGCTCTGCAGTATCACTACAGATCCAAATAATGGACTCGCAGCCGCCGtcatttacagtgtgtttgctgcagtgactttctttctgtcaaacacacatattcatttCTTTGTGCGGGGTCAGGAATGAGGGAGGATGGTGGAACTTGTctgctgtttccttttgtttcccTACTTCCTCATGTTTTTAGTCTGAGCAGCCAGAGGTGAGGAAATTTTAAACAGCATAGATTTTCTTCCCggtcttcatgtctgtgtttgactgatTTGAGTAAACTCCTAATTGCTACATGCAGATTGTTTTTGGAGGGTTTTACTGAGCTATTCTCACCAACTGTCCTGTCACTTCTCAAACTGTATCAGGGATATGAACATTTCACTTGTGCGGGGTCAGGAATGAGGGAGGATGGTGGAACTTGTctgctgtttccttttgtttcccTACTTCCTCATGTTTTTAGTCTGAGCAGCCAGAGGTGAGGAAATTTTAAACAGCATAGATTTTCTTCCCggtcttcatgtctgtgtttgactgatTTGAGTAAACTCCTAATTGCTACATGCAGATTGTTTTTGGAGGGTTTTACTGAGCTATTCTCACCAACTGTCCTGTCACTTCTCAAACTGTATCAGGGATATGAACATTTCACTTggaatctctctctcccttgccATGAAGAGATGAGTGGATAAACTCGCTCTCTGGTTAAACAAGGTTTGTTTCCTGATGCCACTGCAACGGGCGACCTGACAGGACGGCAAAAGACATTCCTCAAATGATTCAGAATGCGTGGTCGGCCTTTTTCCTCAAGTCACTCAGTCATCCACTTGAACTAACTTCCTTGTACATTCTCCGAACTGAAAACGAGGCACGTTAACACAATGTCAGCAAGCCAAAAGAAAGTGTGTTTGGAGCTTATTATGTATGTTGATACCATGCTGTATTTGTATAAGCTAGAAagcaagaaaattaaaaacctGATCACAGCTGAGGGAAGGAAACATCTTAAAAAAGGGCCAGCATAAATTGCATTGGGAAAACCTCATCCCTTTACTTTTAGTCCCTGCATTTTACATTGAAATGATTCCATTATGATCCATTAGTGCCAACGTAGTAGCTGTAATATGGACAGTGCCTCTCTCATCCTGTAGCTGGTCGGAAAACACTGTTCTCTGCATTCAAGGCTGCTCCTCTCAAAATCCAACGTGCATCACCGgtaattgaattaaaaaacTGCTTATTCCAAATCCAGGCGCTGTCTGTTGGGTCTGCATTCACtcatcagtgtgtttctttCCCTAACCAATCCAATAAAACAAGTGTTTGGTTTTAGGGCATAAAGATCATGAGACGGCAAAACAGAAAGACACGTAGCACCAGATCAACAGAGATATCAGTGGACGCACTCGTAAGAATCAAACAGCACGCTGTTAAATCTCATAATCACTGTGTTAATTCACCATCGTTGACAAagttaaaacacatttccatcACAATATCTGGAACACaacatttaagaaaacaaatgtaatgcTGTGTGTTATGCTGGGCTCAGAAATGGAGATACAAACTTTCCTTGAAAACACCAGTGTCTAAACATCACCCCCTGCTGGGGACGCACAGAGCACCCGAGGTGTGCTCATTCACTTTTCcgtgtttttaaagaaaatgcagTTGTAACAGGGGGTGACATCATCTGTCATAAagtcaaatattaaaatcaggtttataaaaatgcaaaaatacatcTTATTTTGTGACATAGCATTAATTAGTTACTGATTGACAGGATGAAAAGTGCTTAACTGACAGAATCAAGTGAACAACAGTAGTGAACTCGGTGGCAAAGGCCTCCTCACTCATAAGGACACTTGGGACAGCTCCAGCTCCACCAGTGGCTCCGACAGTGATGCAGAATTCTGTCTAATTAAGTTGAACTCAAGTCCGTACTGTCCTTCCAGATTCATCAAACATCATTTCTACCTTATCATATGAAATACTGTGATGACTGCAGAAAAAGACTGAGACATTTTTCATAAATTGAAGCCTGAATCCTGCTCCTCTCTAAATGGTGGATAAATTCAAGGCTGTGTAGATCAGATTCACTGTGGTGCAGATGAAGCCGATCAGGTTGCAGAGGTTGGACAAGCCGTGGTAGCGTCCGAAGGTTCTCTTGTAGGCTCTGTACTTGGGGTCCTGCTCTTTGAGCTTGGCGTACGCCTCTTTCTGGCTGCCCAGGCCTATCTGATTCCCCAGGCCGTGctccttctccacctccctcaTCTGGAACATGACCTCTGTGGCCGCCGGGCCGAACCACTGGGCGTTCAGACCTGCCATGATCAGCGCCACAAAGTACAGAACCATCTGcgagataaaaaaaattcaaagaatCACTTTACTGGAAAGAAACATTATGATGATTTACTTTTAAATATTCtgatttaaatatatacatgtCTGTCTAaggcatgtgtgtatttttgttagTGTGCGTATGTGCAAGTGTGATGTTCAACCTGCACACTTTCATGCCAGTCCAGCAGCTCTCTGGGGTGGTACACAGCGTACACAGCCAGGCTGACAAAGTTGCTACCCAGCAGACAGTAGAAGTATACAGGGAAGAGTTTACTCTGCACCAGGCCAAAGGTGTGCAACGTTACCTGCCACACCAGCGCAAAGCCTGCGGGCACAAACACCGAGGTCAGAAATCAAATACAGTGTTGTAACAGGAATATGTTCGGTATGTTGTGCCCACCGTACCTGCGATGAAGGAGACCCACACCTGCATGCCCCAGGAGAAAGAGAGCACCAGGAGGTGTAGCACTTTGATCAAGTCTGTCGGCTCCccctctgttgccatggtgtcACTGTGCAAACTACACACAGACATCCAGTATATACACAGTTTAACTACATTAACCCTTGTGTTCTGCTGACACTTGCTTCGCTTCCTTAATAGTTTGGTGTTCCACAGACCTGTGTTAAAATACCACCTGCAAATCtttcctttaaaaatgtatttatttatttttcttctggtCATGTTAAAACCCAATATGTAGAAATTAAAATCATTTgctttgccaaaaaaaaaataaaaaaaaatgggttTGCACATTTGATAAAGGTGACAAAATATGGAAATTAGTATTTTTGATGAAGCTCATTGTGAACAAATGGATGTTAATTTTGTTTGCGAAAACTTAATTCATAGATGTTCAGTGATGTTATTTATGTTTGGGGTTCATTTGACCCCACAGAGGTGAGTGAATTAACTGTTATAAAACTCCAGTAACAGACACACGCCTTATTTGGGATTGGGCGGGGGCAGAGTTGTGTAAACAATACTGTCAAGCCtaatcacagacacagagcataTGAAAATTCATTGTAATCCATGTCTTACATCAGGGTTGTGTAATTTTCTGTAGCATGTCGACAGTTctaaaatcatgtttaaaagcAAGTCTcataaaagtttttgttttttttgttgctgtcacAGAGAGTCTCGGTGTCCACAGGATCCAAACAGAGCATCAGGGTTACAAACAGGGCCTCAGAGATAAAGGTCCTGTGTATCATTTGAGCCTGCTGCTCCACATGTGCAGCAGACCTGATAAAGTCCCCAGAATGAGATAAGAGTGCAGAGGCCGAGCAGAGAAAATGCATGACACTCATTTCATATCAGACAATTATAACCCGTATAAGCGTCTTCGAGGTAACAACTTATCAAAACGGCGTGATAAAGGTGAATACACGGGAGAGAAGCGGTGGACCGGCTCTCTGTTTATAACAGTTTGACAAGCTAACCAGCTTTAGCCTCTGAGCTAAGGGTGAGTTACACAAGACTTTTCCTTGGCTCGGCAGCGTCGCTAActtcattttgcatttcaaCTACATTCAGTCACTGGAGGGTTAGAAAAGGTCGCACTTACCTCGGGTTCCTTTCCCTGTGAGTTATTAGCAAAGCCAAACACAAATGAATTACGTTGGTGTGATCCAAGGTTCAGCTGAGCCACTTCCTCTATCTCCACTAGCCCCGCCCCCTATGGCACAGGCGGACCAATGATattctttgaaaatgaatatcttataatatttaatatatgcagccattcattgatttttattcggtgttttctttcacagttCCTCCCTTGGTTTTACTTCCTCCCCCAAATCTTGTTATCGCCGAAGCAGCAGCTTGCCAGTTTAAGGTAAGATGCCATTTTTTCTTactttgtttgactttgttATGTACAAAATTctgttaattttttaaaaaaagtttaagttttaatatttttgtccaATAAATTTCTTATTTCACAGCAGAGAACAAGCAACCACTGCTGCTGACCCACTGCTTCTGACCACTGTGGCTGTACAGTGCTAACTTTACCTACCTGtaaagttattgtttttatcatgtgtttttacTGGCTGGTCAGAGGTTAGACTAAAGAGTCACTCTATGGTGAAAATCTGCTTATATCTTCATAAGTAACTCCATCTTCTTCttagaaattaaatgttttacataGTTACATAAGCTGTGTAGCTTAATGCTtcaaaacatataatataaatattataaatgagATTTTGATGTTGTGTGGGCAGGTGATAAGAAGTGTCTGTACAGAGCTGGTTATTTGCATGTATCTTACTCTGCAAAGTAACTGGTGACCTCAGCCATCAGATAAACACTGTAGTAAAATTCTCTTTGattattttactttcaaaaaactaaactttgtcACAAGAATATGCGCAGTGAGAATAtgtgaaaaatacacagaaatgcTGAAGCACACTGCCCTCAAATCCCTCAGAAACTTGATTtacaaaaaccttttttctcCTTGCACTGTATGGTAGTATCATGTAAGCTATTGTCATCTGTACCTGCAAAATTCAATTATTCATGTAAGTTCTATAATGCTTGCACTTGGTAaaattaaaaccacacacaACATATTAATTATAGTTGcactaaaacaaaaaccaagTGCAAATATTCTAGAGGTGTTAAGAGgaatacatttacacatttccGCCACCGTTTAACCCCAGTGGATATTACATTTTGCCCTTGAATtgctgaaaacatgttgaattgCTCTTCAACATGTTTTTGCTATTGATGGACCTtcaatgtaattatttttcaatttctggggagaaaaaaaatcagtttatcTTAATTAATTACAGCTACCAGTTTAGCCTaattggtt
This region includes:
- the tmem205 gene encoding transmembrane protein 205; translation: MATEGEPTDLIKVLHLLVLSFSWGMQVWVSFIAGFALVWQVTLHTFGLVQSKLFPVYFYCLLGSNFVSLAVYAVYHPRELLDWHESVQMVLYFVALIMAGLNAQWFGPAATEVMFQMREVEKEHGLGNQIGLGSQKEAYAKLKEQDPKYRAYKRTFGRYHGLSNLCNLIGFICTTVNLIYTALNLSTI